The Armatimonadota bacterium nucleotide sequence TCCGCCAGTCCGCCGGGGTCCCGACGGCCTGGAGGTGCTGGTGGTCCCCGCGTCCCAGACCGCCACGGGGGCGGACATCGTCCTCACCGCCGCCGACATCGAGAACCTGCTGCGGGCCAAGGCTGCCGTCTTCGCCGGCGCCGCCCTCCTGGCCCGACGGCTGGGGATCGCCATGGGAGACATCCAGCGCGTCTACGTGGCCGGTGGGTTCGGCACCTACCTGGACGTGCGAAAGGCCATCCGCATCGGCCTCTTGCCCGACGTCCCCCCCGAGCGGGTGGTCTTCATTGGCAACGGCTCGGTGGCCGGCGCCAAGATGACCCTGCTCTCATACGAGGTGTGGCGGCGCGCCGTGGAGGTGGCGCAGAAGATGACCTACCGCGAGCTCTCCACCGACCCGGCCTTCATGGAGGAGTACGTCTCCGCCATGTTCCTGCCCCACACGGACTGTGCCCGCTTCCCCCGCGCCTGTGCGGAGCTGGGGATGCAGGTCTGAGGTGCCGGGATGCCCTTCGTCTACGCGGTGGCCGGAAAGGGAGGAACAGGGAAGAGCACTCTGGCCGCGCTGATCGTGCGCGGGCTGCGCCGGGCGGGCCGCGTCCCCATCCTGGCCGTGGACGCCGACCCCAACACCACCCTGGATGCCGCGCTGGGATTGCGACCCGCCCGCACCATCTCCGACGTCCTGGACGCCACCAGGGGGATGCGCGAGGTGCCCGGCAATATGCCGCGGACGGTCTACCTGGAGTACCAGCTGGCGGATTGCCTGGCGGAGGGACGGGGCGTGGACCTGATCGTCATGGGGCGCCCTGAAGGGGCGGGGTGCTACTGCGCCGCCAACCACCTGTTGCGGGAGCACCTGGACCGGCTGACAGCCGGCTACCCCTACGTGGTCATGGACAACGCCGCCGGCATGGAGCACCTCAGCCGGCGGACCACCCGCGACGTCGACCTCCTCCTCATTGTCAGCGCCCCTACCCCAGGCGGTCTGCGCGCTGCCCGCCGCATCCAGGCGCTGGTGGGCGAGCTGGACCTGGCGGTACGGGAGATGGCCCTGGTGCTGAACCGCGCCGACGCCGTCCCCCCGAACGTCGCCCAGGAGATCGCGGCAAGCGGGCTGCGGCTGGCAGGGACCATTCCCGAGGACCCCCAGGTCGCCGCCTGCGATCTGGAAGGGCGCCCCCTGCTCGACCTCCCCGACGACGCCCCGGCCGTGGTGGCGGTGGAGACGATGCTGGCCACGGTACACGGTGCGGGGGTGGCGCGGTGAGCGTCTACTTCTCCACCTACGAGGGCCTGCGGGCACGGCTGAGCCAGCACTCCCCGGCCCGCCTGGCCGGCCGCAGCGGCGCTGTCCTCCTGGGCGAGGGCCGGCTGGCCCTGCGATGCGCCGGGCGGGACTACGTCGTCACCTATCCGGACGGGATGGTGCTGGACGCGGGGGGCGGCCCGGCGGACGTCTCCGTGGCCATCCTCCTGCTGCTCTACCTGCTGGAGGCCACGGGGGTCCTGGAGCGTGGGGAGTGGATCTCCTTCGAGCAGCTTCCCGGCGGCGCCGGCTACCTGGCCTCCTTCCGCAGCCGGGTGGTGCAGCCGATTCTGAAGACCTTCGGTCCAGCGCCGGAGCGGCTGCTTACGGCGGCGCGGGCGCTGGACGGGGAGCCCCTGACGCTGGGGGATGTGGCGGTGCGCATCCCGGCGCTGCCCCGCGTCCCCATCGCCTACGTGCTGTGGCGCGGGGACGAGGAGTTTCCCCCCAGCGTCTCTGTGGTCTTCGACGGCTCGGTGGAAGGGTATCTGGACGCGGAGGTGCTCACCGCCCTGGCCGAGCTAGTCAGCCGCCGGCTGGTCGCCGCTGCGGGAGGCGGGAAGACGTGAGCGCGGCCTCAGAGAGCGGGAAGGAGTGAGCGCATGCCTGTGGAGCTAATGCGGGAGCGCTGGCCGGGAAAGGTCTTCAGCGTGACCATCGGCGCCACCCCCGCGGAGGGGGGGACGCGGGATCGGGCGCTGACCATCGGCGGGCACACCGCCCTTCCATTCGCCGGCGACGCCCCCAGCCCTAACCGGCCGCTGGTGGCCATGGAGGTGCTGGACGCGGTGCCGCCGGACTGGCCGGAACACCTGCGGGAGCCGCTGGCTGACGTGGTGGACTCACCCGCCCGGTGGGCGCGCAAGTGCGTGGAGGTTTACGGCGCCGACCTGGTCTGCCTGCGCCTGGCCTCACCCCACCCCGACGGCCAGGACGCCCCCCCGGAGGAGGCGGTGGCCACGGTGCGGGCGGTGCTGGAGGCGGTGCCGGTGCCGCTGGTTATCCTGGGCTGCGGGCACGCCGACAAGGACAACGAGGTCTGGCCCCGGGTGACCGAGGCGGCCAGGGGCGAGCGTTGCCTGATCGGTGTGGCCGTCCCCGAGAACTACAAGACCCTGGTGGTGGCCTGCCTGGCGGACGGGCACAACGTCCTGGCCGAGGCCCCCATCGACATCAACATCCAGAAGCAACTCAACATCCTGATCACCGAAATGGGGCTGCCGCCGGATCGGATCGTCCTGCACCCCGGCACCGCCTCCCTGGGCTACGGCCTGGAGTATGAGTACTCCATCATGGAGCGCATCCGCCTGGCCGGGCTGCAG carries:
- a CDS encoding carbon monoxide dehydrogenase; its protein translation is MPFVYAVAGKGGTGKSTLAALIVRGLRRAGRVPILAVDADPNTTLDAALGLRPARTISDVLDATRGMREVPGNMPRTVYLEYQLADCLAEGRGVDLIVMGRPEGAGCYCAANHLLREHLDRLTAGYPYVVMDNAAGMEHLSRRTTRDVDLLLIVSAPTPGGLRAARRIQALVGELDLAVREMALVLNRADAVPPNVAQEIAASGLRLAGTIPEDPQVAACDLEGRPLLDLPDDAPAVVAVETMLATVHGAGVAR
- a CDS encoding DUF3786 domain-containing protein, coding for MSVYFSTYEGLRARLSQHSPARLAGRSGAVLLGEGRLALRCAGRDYVVTYPDGMVLDAGGGPADVSVAILLLLYLLEATGVLERGEWISFEQLPGGAGYLASFRSRVVQPILKTFGPAPERLLTAARALDGEPLTLGDVAVRIPALPRVPIAYVLWRGDEEFPPSVSVVFDGSVEGYLDAEVLTALAELVSRRLVAAAGGGKT
- the cdhD gene encoding CO dehydrogenase/acetyl-CoA synthase subunit delta — protein: MPVELMRERWPGKVFSVTIGATPAEGGTRDRALTIGGHTALPFAGDAPSPNRPLVAMEVLDAVPPDWPEHLREPLADVVDSPARWARKCVEVYGADLVCLRLASPHPDGQDAPPEEAVATVRAVLEAVPVPLVILGCGHADKDNEVWPRVTEAARGERCLIGVAVPENYKTLVVACLADGHNVLAEAPIDINIQKQLNILITEMGLPPDRIVLHPGTASLGYGLEYEYSIMERIRLAGLQGDKMLAQPMAAIIGSEAWKAKEARLPEQAMPAWGAAAQRGPAWEAATAAAFLQAGADIVVLLHPTSVAAVRRVIADLTAVPAEA